From the Polaribacter tangerinus genome, the window AATTTCTAATTTTGAAAAACTAAAAATTCAGCTTCAAGATAGTTGTTTTTCTAAAAAAAAGGATAGTTAATAAATAAAAAATTGTGCTTATATATTGTTATAAAGTCTAATTTTTACAAATTTTTATTCATAAATTTACATATTATTTACTTCTATGAAAGCAAAAGAATCTGCATTACAAGAAAAAAAGGGAGTTTCACAACCTAAAGCTACAAACAAAACAAGTGCAGAAAGAATAAAGTTAAATAGAGCAAAAAACTACTCTGTAGAGGAGTATGTATCTAAAATTTTAAAAGGCAATGTTACTTTTTTAAGCAAAGCAATTACTTTAGTAGAAAGCACCAATAATAAGCACCAACAAAAGGCAAATGAAATTTTAGAACAATGTTTGCCTTACGCAAATAAGTCTGTTAGAATTGGAATTACAGGGGTTCCTGGAGTTGGAAAAAGCACTTTTATCGAAGCTTTCGGAACCTACTTAACTGCACAAAAAAATAAAGTGGCGGTTCTAGCTGTAGATCCAAGTAGCACTATTTATAAAGGAAGTATTTTAGGTGATAAAACCCGAATGGAGGCACTTGTAAATGACAAAAATGCGTTTATTAGACCATCTCCTTCTGGTAGTTCTTTGGGAGGTGTCGCCAAAAAAACAAGGGAAACCATTATTCTTTGTGAAGCTGCTGGTTTTGACACTATAATTATTGAAACCGTTGGAGTTGGACAATCTGAAACAGTCGTTAACTCTATGGTAGATTTTTTCTTACTTTTAAAAATTGCTGGTGCTGGTGATGAGCTACAAGGCATAAAACGCGGAATTATAGAAATGGCTGATGCAATAGTAATTCATAAGGCAGACGGTGAAAACATAGAAAATGCAAAAATTGCAAAAAATGCTTTTCAAAAAGCATTGCAACTATACCCTACTAAAAAAAGTAATTGGAAGCCAAAAGTTACTGTAGCAAGTGCTTTGTACAATAGTGGTATTCTAGAAATCCATCATATGATTAACGAATATTTAAAAATTACTAAAGAAAATAATTATTTTAACGAAAAAAGAAATGAGCAAAATAAATATTGGTTACTAGCAACTATTGAGCAAGCATTAAAAGATAATTTTTATAACCGAGCGAACATAAAAAAAGCGCTATCTGAAGAAATAATTCGACTAGAGAAAGGAAAAACAACTCCATTTAATGCTGCAAAAAGAATTCTCGAGAGCTAAGAATAAACATTCGTAATTTTAATGTAGAATTCTAAATAATAGTTCTTTTAAAATATCTCTATTTGTTTGGTTTGCACCTACTCCTTTACTTTTAACATCTGCTTCTCTTAACAAAGCAATTACTTGTGCAACTTTTCTCATAGGGTAGTTTCTTGCTGCTAAAAAATATTCATCCACAAAATAAGGACTTACTCCGAGTGATCTTGCAACAGAGTTTTTAGATTTATCTTTTAGCCCGTGAAACAATAACAATTGTGTAAAAAAACCATTTAATAGCGAAATAGTCATAACCAACGGGTTATTTTTTGGATTTTCTGCAAAGTAATTGATTATTCTGTTAGCCTTTACTATATTTTTTTCGCCAATTGCTTTCTTTAACTCGAAATTATTAAAATCTTTAGAAATACCTATGTTTTCCTCAATATCTTTATCGGTAATTATCGTTTCTAAAGGAAGAATAGTTATCAATTTCTCTATCTCATTAGAAATTTTACTTAAATCGGTACCCAAAAACTCTACTAACATTTGTGCAGCTTTAGGCTCTATTTTATATTTTTTTCCTGCTAAAATTTTTCGAATCCAATCTGCTACTTGATTTTCATACAATTTTTTACTTTCAAAAATATACCCCGTTTTTGCAATTGCTTTGTGTAGCTTTTTCCTTTTGTCTAGCTTCTTATATTTATAATTAAAAACAAGAACTGTAGTAGGCTGTGGTTGCTCTGCGTAGGTAACTAATTTTTCTATATTTCTGCTTAAATCTTGTGCTTCTTTTACAATAATAACCTGTTTGTCTGCCATCATTGGGTATCTTTTTGCAGCACTAACGATATCATCAATACTTACATCTCTCCCATACATAACCTGCTGATTAAAACCTTTTTCTGCTTCATCTAAAACTGTTTGTTCAATAAAATCAGAAATTTTATCAATATAATAAGGCTCATCTCCCATTAAAAAATAAATTGGCTTTACTTCTCCTTTTTTTATTGCTAAAACAATGTCTCTAATCTCGTCCATTTATTCTATTAAAAATTATAACCTAGCATTTAAATTATTGAAATAGTATGAGTATGCTAGAATTTTATTTATTTTTGATTGATGATAAAACTCAACCTACCCAACTACAAATTCAACATCAAAAGTAACGAAAATAAGACGCTTATTTTTGATAAACTCAGAAAAAAATTTTTGGTTATAACACCAGAAGAATGGGTAAGGCAACATTTTGTATCCTTTTTAATTGAAGAAAAAAAGTACCCAATAAGTTTAATAGCACTAGAAAAACAACTTGTAATTAATAATCGTACCAAAAGAACAGATATTCTTATTTTTAACTCTTTGGGCAATCCATATATTATTGTTGAGTGCAAAGCACCTTCTGTAAAAATTACTCAAGATGCTTTTGATCAAATAGCTCGATATAACTTAAAGTTAAAAGCAGACTTTTTGGTTGTTACTAATGGATTAACTCATTTTTTCTGCAAAATGGATTTTGAAAATGAAACCTACATTTTTCTTAAAGATATTCCTATTTACAAAAAAGGGTAAACTCGCTATTTTAACTTTTTTTTCTTCTTAATAATTTTTAATAATGTAATTTTGCCAACTTGAAAATAGCTGTCGTCATATTAAACTGGAATGGGCAAAAATTATTAAAACAATTTTTACCTTCAATTGTAGATTTTAGCTCTAAAGAAGCAACTGTTTATGTTGCAGATAACGCTTCTACAGATGATTCAATAGCTTTTGTTACTAAAAACTTCCCATCAGTAAAAATTGTTAAAAATGAACAAAATGGAGGTTATGCAAAAGGGTATAATGATGCTCTTTCTAAAATTAATGCAGATATATATTGTCTTTTAAACTCAGATATTGAGGTTTCTAAAAATTGGCTTACTCCAATTATTGATGTTTTTAAAAAGGAAGCACAAACTGCTATAATTCAACCAAAAATATTAGATTATAAAAATAAATCTAAATTTGAATATGCAGGAGCTGGCGGTGGATTTATAGATTTTTATGGTTATCCTTACTGCAGAGGGCGAGTTTTTAATACCATTGAAACAGATAAAGGTCAATATAACGATACTACAAAGATATTTTGGGCCTCTGGCGCTTGTTTATTTATTAGAGCAAGTGTTTACAAGGAAATAAACGGGTTAGATGAAGATTATTTTGCCCATCAAGAGGAAATTGATTTGTGTTGGCGTGTTCAAAATATTGGTTATGACATAAAATATGTAGGAACCTCTAACGTATATCATATAGGTGGCGCAACATTACAGGAAACAAATCCAGAGAAAACATATTTAAACTTTAGAAACAGTTTACTAAATATTGTAAAAAATGTACCGAAAAAATGGTTTTT encodes:
- the meaB gene encoding methylmalonyl Co-A mutase-associated GTPase MeaB — encoded protein: MKAKESALQEKKGVSQPKATNKTSAERIKLNRAKNYSVEEYVSKILKGNVTFLSKAITLVESTNNKHQQKANEILEQCLPYANKSVRIGITGVPGVGKSTFIEAFGTYLTAQKNKVAVLAVDPSSTIYKGSILGDKTRMEALVNDKNAFIRPSPSGSSLGGVAKKTRETIILCEAAGFDTIIIETVGVGQSETVVNSMVDFFLLLKIAGAGDELQGIKRGIIEMADAIVIHKADGENIENAKIAKNAFQKALQLYPTKKSNWKPKVTVASALYNSGILEIHHMINEYLKITKENNYFNEKRNEQNKYWLLATIEQALKDNFYNRANIKKALSEEIIRLEKGKTTPFNAAKRILES
- the holA gene encoding DNA polymerase III subunit delta, with the translated sequence MDEIRDIVLAIKKGEVKPIYFLMGDEPYYIDKISDFIEQTVLDEAEKGFNQQVMYGRDVSIDDIVSAAKRYPMMADKQVIIVKEAQDLSRNIEKLVTYAEQPQPTTVLVFNYKYKKLDKRKKLHKAIAKTGYIFESKKLYENQVADWIRKILAGKKYKIEPKAAQMLVEFLGTDLSKISNEIEKLITILPLETIITDKDIEENIGISKDFNNFELKKAIGEKNIVKANRIINYFAENPKNNPLVMTISLLNGFFTQLLLFHGLKDKSKNSVARSLGVSPYFVDEYFLAARNYPMRKVAQVIALLREADVKSKGVGANQTNRDILKELLFRILH
- a CDS encoding type I restriction enzyme HsdR N-terminal domain-containing protein, with the translated sequence MIKLNLPNYKFNIKSNENKTLIFDKLRKKFLVITPEEWVRQHFVSFLIEEKKYPISLIALEKQLVINNRTKRTDILIFNSLGNPYIIVECKAPSVKITQDAFDQIARYNLKLKADFLVVTNGLTHFFCKMDFENETYIFLKDIPIYKKG
- a CDS encoding glycosyltransferase family 2 protein, with product MKIAVVILNWNGQKLLKQFLPSIVDFSSKEATVYVADNASTDDSIAFVTKNFPSVKIVKNEQNGGYAKGYNDALSKINADIYCLLNSDIEVSKNWLTPIIDVFKKEAQTAIIQPKILDYKNKSKFEYAGAGGGFIDFYGYPYCRGRVFNTIETDKGQYNDTTKIFWASGACLFIRASVYKEINGLDEDYFAHQEEIDLCWRVQNIGYDIKYVGTSNVYHIGGATLQETNPEKTYLNFRNSLLNIVKNVPKKWFLFVVFMRLLFDGIAGIKFLLELRPVHTLAIIKAHISFYKNFNKFLNKRKKLQKKQTYYIHTSIVWQYFILLRKRFETLK